The Pirellulales bacterium genomic sequence GCCGGAACCGGGGTCAACCAATCGCTGATATCTTGATCGCCTTTGCCCGCCTTTGCTCCCGTGGCGGTGCGCTGGGCGGCGTCTTTTACATCTTTGACCTTGGGGCGCTTCTTGCCCCCGACACGCGAAGTCAATTCCACTTCGAACTCCAAATTGCCGACCTTGATACGGTCGCCATTGTGCAGTTCGTGCTGTCCCACCACTTTTTGTTCGTTGACAATCGTGCCGTTGCGGCTGCCAAAATCGCGGATTGCGCAAAAGCCTTCTTCGACCAACAGCACGCAATGATGCCGGCTCACAGTCTCGCTATGGGGGCGCAGGTGGCAGTCGTCGGCACGCCCGATGAGAAACTTGCTGACCGTAATCGGTATTTCCTTGCCGGCGCTGCGGCCGGTCAGCAGCTTGAGAGTTAATTCCATGCTCCGCCTCGGTTCCGTAACGTGGTACTGCGATACATCTAATAATAATTGCGAAAATTCACCACGACGAAATTGTGCGTTGCCGGAACAGCACGCTCTGATACTTCCTGGCTTGCTCCCTATTTAGAAAAAAATTGTTCACTCAAACCACGCAAGCTTAGCCGCCCAGTCCGCGTTCCGCGCCCCCCTCTTTGGAAAAAAGAAGATAACGATAAGCCTTAAAGAGGACCTGCGGCGCGTTTGGTCTGATCACACTGAACCAAACATTCCAATGGCCGACACGGGCCTGGCCCGTGTGTCGACAGTTACTTCCCACAAGCCCGATCTTACCGGATCGGCGCTCTCCAGTCAAAGAATCCCCCCATCAGTGTCCTGGCTGTCCCCCGGCAGCCAAAACCTTTCTCGAGATGACATCGGCCGCCACTCGCAGCCGACTCAATTCAGATTTTGCCCAAACTCTGGTTTCAAAAGCCTAAAACCGCCGCCTCCCGCTGCAAAACCTTCTCCCAACGAGAGTTCCGCCAGCACACCGCCTAATCGGAAGCAGTTTTATGAAGGCTTAATCATTTTCGGCCCATCCGTCGATTAGCGCCGGCAAGTCCAGCCCGCGTCACCAAATTTTCCTCTTTCGATTGCTCGGGCCGCTGACACTACTGCCTCGGGCAGTGCCTCTCGCTGTTGATCCAGCGATAATCGGGCAGCCAGCCGTACGGGCCAAACCTCCAGCAGCCCGTTCATTCCCCGTAAATTTGCGCCTGCCATTTCTTTGGAACCGTCGATGAAATCGGCAATTCCGGGAAGCTCCGGCGCAAACGGCGACCGGGCCCACAGCACGCTGCCGTGTTGCAGCACCGCCCCGCGCTGCCGCCGCTGCGCGCTACCGGCGATTTTGTGACCAGCCAGCAGCACGTCCCCCTGTTCGCGCCGCTGAAAACACAAAAACGGTTTATTCAAACCAGAGCTTGTGTTAGTGCAGGTTTCAAAACCCTCTCCCTTTGGGAGAGGGTAGGGTGAGGGTGCTGACGCCGGCTCGCATTGTGTGGCCGCAGCGCCAAACTCCGCCAGCGTTTCGATCAAGCTCCGGTGTACCGCCTGGTACAGCTTTTCAGCCCGCGCGGCAAGCGGATGCGCAAAGGGCAGGGCAACGCTGTAGGTCAATTCGCGGTCGTGCAAAATCGCACCGCCGCCGCTGGCACGCCGCACCAGCGCACACCCGGCGCTGGCCGCGTGCAATTTCCGATCGTCGTGCGGCTGAAAATATCCCAGCGATAGCGTCGGTTCCCGCCACGTGTAAAACCGTAGCGTGGCAATTCCGTCATTCTGCGCCGATTCCAACAGCGCTTCATCCAGCGCCATGTTCCACGCGCCCGATGCCGGCGGATCGATGATGAGGCGACAGGAATTCACAGCAATGGCGAAAGCCGAATTTCGAATGAATGACCAATCTCCAAGCACCAATGACCAATGAGAGCAGGCAAGCAGTTTTGGTCCTTATTGGTCATTGGGATTTGGTCATTGGTCATTTCTCATCCATTGGGATTTGGTCATTGGTCATTCTCGTGCCGGCATCCACCGCATCACCGGCTGTCGTGCCGCGCGCACTTCGTCGGGTCGGCTAATGGGCGTCGTGTGCGGCGCTGCGTGCAACAACTCCGGCGATTCTTCCGTAATGCGAAACAAAGTCTCGGCAAAAGCGTCCAGCGTCTCCTTGCTTTCCGTTTCCGTCGGCTCAATCATCATCGCTTCCTTCACCGTCAGCGGAAAGTAAACCGTCGGGGCATGAAAGCCATAATCCAACAGCCGCTTGGCCACGTCCATGGCCGAAACGCCTCGATCCGCTTTTAGCTTGCTCGCCGTCGCCACAAACTCGTGCAGGCACCGGTCCCCCTGCGGCACGGGGAAAATGTGCTTCACCCGGCTCAGCAAATAATTGGCGTTGAGCACTGCATTTTCCGAAACCGCCCGCAAACCTTGCGGACCATACGTGCGAATGTAGCAGTATGCCCGCACAAACACGCCCACCTGCCCGAAAAAGCTGCGCACCCGACCGATCGATTTCGGCCGCTGCTTGACCAGCCGATAAACAAAATTTCCCTCTCCCTTGATGGGAGAGGGTTGGGATAAGGGTGAAGGCGCTCTTTCCACCACCGGCAGCGGCAAATACGGCTCCAAAAATTTCCGCACGGCGATGGGTCCGGCGCCCGGGCCGCCGCCGCCGTGTGGCCCGCTGAAAGTTTTGTGCGGATTGAAGTGCATCATGTCCGCCCCAAAATCGCCCGGCCGCGCAATTCCCAAAATCGCGTTCATGTTCGCGCCGTCTAAATAAATCAGCCCCCCTTGTTCGTGCACTAAATTCGCGATCTCGCGCACCTGCCGTTCGAACAATC encodes the following:
- a CDS encoding FHA domain-containing protein — translated: MELTLKLLTGRSAGKEIPITVSKFLIGRADDCHLRPHSETVSRHHCVLLVEEGFCAIRDFGSRNGTIVNEQKVVGQHELHNGDRIKVGNLEFEVELTSRVGGKKRPKVKDVKDAAQRTATGAKAGKGDQDISDWLTPVPADNETDDLEERGQPAHETPAMSVRETAFLKTPTDETTTIKPVDAKANPPASPEEAKVSESGGMPAVKTTGKFMAPTPAVPKDSREAANLALKKLFSNRNG
- a CDS encoding lipoate--protein ligase family protein, yielding MNSCRLIIDPPASGAWNMALDEALLESAQNDGIATLRFYTWREPTLSLGYFQPHDDRKLHAASAGCALVRRASGGGAILHDRELTYSVALPFAHPLAARAEKLYQAVHRSLIETLAEFGAAATQCEPASAPSPYPLPKGEGFETCTNTSSGLNKPFLCFQRREQGDVLLAGHKIAGSAQRRQRGAVLQHGSVLWARSPFAPELPGIADFIDGSKEMAGANLRGMNGLLEVWPVRLAARLSLDQQREALPEAVVSAARAIERGKFGDAGWTCRR
- the gcvPB gene encoding aminomethyl-transferring glycine dehydrogenase subunit GcvPB — protein: MRNTRATQLLFELSRPGRRSAQIPCADVPATPVEELLPAEAIASSRPPLPELAEPEIVRHYANLSTLNMSIDTHFYPLGSCTMKYNPKRNERVAAMAGIADLHPYQPEETLQGMLQLLFEMQTILAEIAGLDAVSLQPAAGAHGELTALMVAAAYFRDRGEKRTKVLAPDSAHGTNPASAAMAGFEAVTIRSAADGSVEMGELKSHLGSDTAVFMITNPNTLGLFERQVREIANLVHEQGGLIYLDGANMNAILGIARPGDFGADMMHFNPHKTFSGPHGGGGPGAGPIAVRKFLEPYLPLPVVERAPSPLSQPSPIKGEGNFVYRLVKQRPKSIGRVRSFFGQVGVFVRAYCYIRTYGPQGLRAVSENAVLNANYLLSRVKHIFPVPQGDRCLHEFVATASKLKADRGVSAMDVAKRLLDYGFHAPTVYFPLTVKEAMMIEPTETESKETLDAFAETLFRITEESPELLHAAPHTTPISRPDEVRAARQPVMRWMPARE